One Mustela nigripes isolate SB6536 chromosome 5, MUSNIG.SB6536, whole genome shotgun sequence DNA segment encodes these proteins:
- the TUBB2A gene encoding tubulin beta-2A chain: MREIVHIQAGQCGNQIGAKFWEVISDEHGIDPTGSYHGDSDLQLERINVYYNEAAGNKYVPRAILVDLEPGTMDSVRSGPFGQIFRPDNFVFGQSGAGNNWAKGHYTEGAELVDSVLDVVRKESESCDCLQGFQLTHSLGGGTGSGMGTLLISKIREEYPDRIMNTFSVMPSPKVSDTVVEPYNATLSVHQLVENTDETYSIDNEALYDICFRTLKLTTPTYGDLNHLVSATMSGVTTCLRFPGQLNADLRKLAVNMVPFPRLHFFMPGFAPLTSRGSQQYRALTVPELTQQMFDSKNMMAACDPRHGRYLTVAAIFRGRMSMKEVDEQMLNVQNKNSSYFVEWIPNNVKTAVCDIPPRGLKMSATFIGNSTAIQELFKRISEQFTAMFRRKAFLHWYTGEGMDEMEFTEAESNMNDLVSEYQQYQDATADEQGEFEEEEGEDEA; this comes from the exons ATGCGTGAGATCGTGCACATCCAGGCGGGCCAGTGCGGCAACCAGATCGGCGCCAAG ttTTGGGAGGTGATCAGTGATGAGCATGGGATCGACCCCACTGGCAGTTACCATGGAGACAGTGACTTGCAGCTGGAGAGAATCAACGTGTACTACAATGAAGCTGCTG GTAACAAGTATGTCCCCCGGGCCATCCTGGTGGACCTGGAGCCGGGCACCATGGACTCCGTCAGGTCTGGGCCATTCGGCCAGATCTTTAGGCCAGACAACTTTGTCTTCG GCCAGAGTGGTGCGGGAAACAACTGGGCAAAGGGTCACTACACAGAGGGAGCCGAACTGGTGGACTCGGTCCTGGACGTGGTGAGGAAGGAGTCAGAGAGCTGTGACTGTCTGCAGGGCTTCCAGCTGACCCACTCGCTGGGGGGCGGCACGGGGTCCGGGATGGGCACGCTGCTCATCAGCAAGATCCGGGAGGAGTACCCAGACCGCATCATGAACACCTTCAGCGTCATGCCCTCGCCCAAGGTGTCCGACACGGTGGTCGAGCCCTACAACGCCACCCTGTCCGTGCACCAGCTGGTGGAGAACACGGATGAGACCTACTCCATCGACAACGAGGCCCTGTATGACATCTGCTTCCGCACCCTGAAACTGACCACCCCCACGTACGGAGACCTCAACCACCTGGTGTCGGCCACCATGAGCGGCGTCACCACCTGCCTGCGCTTCCCGGGCCAGCTGAACGCCGACCTGCGCAAGCTGGCCGTGAACATGGTGCCCTTCCCGCGCCTGCACTTCTTCATGCCCGGCTTCGCCCCCCTGACCAGCCGGGGCAGCCAGCAGTACCGCGCGCTCACGGTGCCCGAGCTCACGCAGCAGATGTTCGACTCCAAGAACATGATGGCCGCCTGCGACCCGCGCCACGGCCGCTACCTGACCGTGGCCGCCATCTTCCGCGGCCGCATGTCCATGAAGGAGGTGGACGAGCAGATGCTCAACGTGCAGAACAAGAACAGCAGCTACTTCGTCGAGTGGATCCCCAACAACGTGAAGACGGCCGTGTGCGACATCCCGCCGCGCGGCCTCAAGATGTCGGCCACCTTCATCGGCAACAGCACGGCCATCCAGGAGCTGTTCAAGCGTATCTCGGAGCAGTTCACGGCCATGTTCCGGCGCAAGGCCTTCCTGCACTGGTACACGGGCGAGGGCATGGATGAGATGGAGTTCACCGAGGCCGAGAGCAACATGAACGACCTGGTGTCCGAGTACCAGCAGTACCAGGACGCCACGGCCGATGAACAGGGGGAGttcgaggaggaggagggcgaggaTGAGGCTTAA